From the genome of Lates calcarifer isolate ASB-BC8 unplaced genomic scaffold, TLL_Latcal_v3 _unitig_4658_quiver_1089, whole genome shotgun sequence:
GTGCAATATTTAGTCTATTTATGCTGAGGAAATGTAAGTGGattcacatcacattttgttatgaGATATCAGTCAACTGTGATTCAATCATACCAGGAATGTAATATCTACATTTTGAATTAAGCCGTGTGTCAAAAGCAAAATGTGGAATGTTAGTGATGTAAGATTCAGTACAGAGAGATTTAGCACTGAGAGGAAGCATTAAAAATCTAGCAAGAGGAGAGTAGAGGAAAGGGTAGAGTGGAGACTGTTACCttgaacacagagctgaaaggaaATGTCACAGGTGTTTATCCATTCTCTGAACTCCTCTCTTCCATAACCTGCAGCGAAATTGCCATAAGACCTCTAAATGACTGTAGACTGTAGTCAATTTCCAGACCCAGAGCTCCATGAAGTCAAGTAATACTGCAGTCCAGTCCACCATGAAAGGTATTAAGGCAGGCACTCTATTCATCTGAGGATAAATAGCTCTCCTTGCACTTCTCAAGTTAATCTTTTTaattgtgtgtcttttgttaataaatgtttttgtgccCGTCATTTAATAATACAGGGGTAAATATGCATGTTAGGCACTTTCTTTTCCAAAGagcctttctcttctctctgcgtTCAATCACAAGCCGAGATGTAATATTCCATCACCAAATTACCACTTGACAAGGTCATTTTTGTCAAGTGAAGTCTGAATTCATTGCTGAAACCTTCATGATATTATTAAAAACCTGCCATTAAGGGATGATAAATATGATTAATTAACTGTTATTCATTAAGCTCTTTCACAGACCTTTATgtactgtgatttatttcacaTCTTACCTAAATATTGTCATCAATTTAGTGAAATATAGAGTGCAAATAACCACACATTACAAAGACTAAGTGGCTTAAATAGGCCATTCATTTAAATTCTCCACCTGTCCAACATCTCAGTGTCCTCCCCAGTGGCACTGTCAGGAAATTACATCATTACACCATTTTTAACTAGGAAGCCCGAGGGCATGGAGCTACTTGATCCATCttcatctgtctccctctctcagatGTCGTCCACATCATAAAACTCCAGCAGACTGTACAAACACACGCCACGAAAGCCGAGGAAACACATCGTGAAGGAGCGGTGACATTGACAAAGTGAGAGTGCAGCCATAGTGCAATGTAACAGCACGCTGCCACTTATAAAAACACCTGCTCCACACTGTCAGCAACTTAACCTTCTATCACCTAAATCCCCAGAGGAGGATTATATGTGACAGATGTAAGACAGGAGGGGGGTCAGGGGCTGTGGGGGTGACAGGGGTGAGGTGAGGAGTGGGGTGACAGAAGTGACTTAATAGGTAAAAGTTTTTTGGAGAGGGATGAAAATAGAAAACCAGCtgaaggagagacaggaagagagagggtgCAACAAACAAGTCTACGAGAGAAGTAATTAGAAAGGGCAAAAGAAGGGTGTTGAAATCAGACACGTCATTAGCTTGTACAAAATAACGACATAGGAGATATTTAATGTTACATTTCCGAAAATAATATTGTGCTCTGGCCAATTCAAACTACCcattgtgtctttctgtgtttgaaTATATGAAGTCACCTGACACCAAATAttcctatgtgtgtgtatatgctgtTTTATGcataattgtttgttttatgcatATGTcttaacattggctatgtaagACTATATATGGAAAATACTAACttcaacatgctaacatgctcagaTCGACAGTGTTAACATGCTCAAGTGTGGCACAAAATCTTTTTAATTaccactaaacacaaagcataGCTGAGGCAGTGGAGAAATACAACTTTTCTCTTGAagcacatgaatgtgtgtaccaaatttcattgtaacacaagaggaaaagtcaggtaGCCACCAAAGTCTTTGAGAGACACTGTCTAGGAACCATAAATACTTGAAACCTTTACCTGCTGGTGTGAGATTAAAAGACAGGGATTACCAAAGTCATTGGAAATTAGAGCCTGACCAATAAATCAGCCGATACtggcttaaaaaaataaaaaataaaataaaacgaTACTGGCATTCGCAATATATTTAATGAAGAGTAAAAGGAAAATTGTTTATAGTAATTCTGAAACAGTGTCACCTTCACACATTTTAACCACCAGACAGAACCAGTTAAGCACCAGTTACTTTTCTCAACCTAAAATGTCCTGTTCAGTAAATGTTTTGGTCACAGTTcattacaaatgaaatgtaAGAGATCCTTGGCAAATATGTCTGTTTTAGCAACCTCACcctttatcattattattattatttttatgtgcaGATTTGGGAATgaacaaacaagaagaagatTTCACCTCAGTAGGAAGGAGTTAATTCCTTGTCAGCTATGTTGTGGGTTTTGTACAGTGTGTCTATAAGGATGATAAATGTGctttttcacagctgaaagGCAGCTAATGGAGCAAGCAGACTTGTTAGACAAAAGGCACTTTAACAAGGACATGAAAGACACAAAGGACATAGGAGTGTTCCTGAATTAACTCATCCTTCACCAGATGACAGATCTAACAGTTAGACTGCGATTGGGTGTCGTATTGTTGCAGAACCTGTATCATCCTACATGTTGTGACGAGGATTTTCAGTCACTCCATCAAGCTTTTCTTTGTGATGGCAAAGTATTACTGCTGATGTTGTGGTGTATCTGTGAGGTGATAAAAAATATGAGAGGGGGGTATAAGTAatggctgtttttcattttttgccaAAATATTACTTTTCTGAGATGTAATTTTGCTTGGAAACTAATTCAGGATGTCACATTTATTTAGCCTTTAATACCTAAACAATAAGATCCCTGCCTTGGATCTTTGTTAAATTGATGGCTTGAAGCATTCAGTGCTATGGGATGGCATTTTGTTGGTGTCAACCTTTACATTGTGTTTCCTGCTCCTGCTTCATTGTAAAAGCCACACCAGCTAAATCCAAAGTGAACTTGCAACAGTAGGAAATGATTGGTTTGCATTATCAGGAACACAATACAACTCTGATATGATTGGATTAGAGTGAACATTAAAAAGGCTAATGTGGCTAATGTCAGTGACATAGAGATGTAGATGTAAATAATTTATCAACAATTAATTGTACTATCAGTTATAAAGGTTCTGCATTAGAAAGCAGTATCTGTATAGTCTGGGGTGGGGTGCTGCTACAGCATGTCCTTTTTGCTGTTACTTTTATACTGAGGGCCTGAAGTATCAGGTACTGTCTGTGTTACCACTTTGCTTGACACTGTCTTCCTTCAGCTCTCTTTAAGTACTTATGGGCTTAACCACTCAGCTCTCTCAGTACAAGTTATGACTGTTTAATCCCATCAACAACAGGGATTGCTGTCAAAGCATCACAGAATTTGAGAAATGACAGAGGGAGTACAAGTACACTTCAGTAGAAAAATGTTGATTCATGACTTCTCAAAACCCCACTGGCTAACTTCTTTAAAGCTTCCCGGACTTTTCTGACCAGATTAATCTTCCACACTCTGactcaaactttttttcttcaagcaCAGCAACACCGGGACTCTCACTGAGGTATTACTGTAGTTTCTCTCCTGCATCAGTTAAGACATACTTTGTGCTGGGGTTATTATTGGTGAGTCTGCCTGGTTTTGGGCAGccttcatcagtttttatccagACTGGACTCTTTTTCTGGTGGATGATAGAGTTCTTACTAGCTGAGTTTTACTGCAGTGAGCAGATAACACAGGCCACTGTctaatttattttcctttatgaCAGTGTCCACAAATGATTTATTACCTCCTGTCACAGGCTCCTGATTGGGCCATTTCTGTCTAatgaagcaacattagcataaaGAGTTATATGAGGACAACATTTGAGGTCACCCCCTCCTGCCTACTTTACCAGTTGATTGGGGTGACTATTTTTGTATTTGAGGAAAGGGTCTCAGGGGTTTGACTTGGAGAACTTTAACAtttctattgtgtgtgtgtgtgtgtgtgtgtgtgtgtgtgtgtgcgcgcgcgcgcgcgcgtatGCATGTATGTGGGAATAAGCAAGAAGAGACAAATGTCACTTCTTCAGACCTTGACCTGGAGCCTAAGATACAGAAGGGAGTGGCTCATATGATTTATGATGTGCTATGATCAAATCTGACATATGAAGGAAGGACTAAATGTGTTTAGTGTAATGCAGATGACGTTTGATGACAGTGGTGATTATTCTCTATAAGTTAAATCAACTGTGTAGTATGGaaattgtttattattattattattattattattattagggcccgagcaacgagttgcgtgggcccaacggggccatgcaacgagttgcaaggaccctcttgttttcgttcggtttattattattattattattattattttttttcttctttttccgcctctttgatcgcctttttgagggccttaaaatgcgtcaaaactcctgaaaatttgcagacgcgtcaggcacggcgaaaaatttaagaatttaggggtcttgagcatgggtgtggcaaaatggcctcggtagcgccacctacatttttaacggaacagcccctcaagcccgttgcgcctaaaaatctgaaaatctgcacacatatgtaacatcccatgacgcaccaaaaagtctcttggagccatattctaaacccaacagaaagtatttttattttgaccggaaggtgaaaaaattgtgtgtttttggccatttccaggggtcgcttgaacgcgaactagtcctagacgcattatccgattgacttcaaaatttgataatttgttcttaagacatagacgaagttaaattgcaaaagtttcggacttttcattgaagggcgtggaagttatggcccctcaaagttcgatcactcgccacaaaacaggaagttgctttaaatttgctatatttcggccatactttgtccaaactgcatcaaactttacaggattgttaatggtacctatctgcacacatccatatgtcaatattcatacaattgttgtagcaccacctatttatagcaggaaatgacatattttatagtgtgatgtccagtttctagacgggtgaccagattcacttcaaatgttgtcaggacagacttaaggatttttggaagactggctccgaaaattgtgagttttgggtcgaagcgtgtgccggttctggcccgtcaaagttcggaaacccaacttcctgtttgaaacctcagattttggggtaacttcctgttgcgactctcgtactttatcctacagatggagccattgtattactctttgatgggtttttggaagggggtctctgtgtgtgtgtgtctgtgtgtgtctgaggggggaggggaagaggagttgattgtgtctgtgagaagctgccacagggaggttacagtcaatagagccatgatctgtcacagatgatgagctctgaataatattatcacagaaaataattagcataaaagcttttattttaacatttttacatctcggaagtgtgaactgttacgccagcgtgtgccctgcgacctgcgttgaccccgcggttgccggggtcccgcggtcgccgctccccgacggacgccgggtgcgagggcccgttcaacgctgctcgcagctttaattaggccGAGCACGAGTGCGGGCAACGggcatgcaacgagttgcaaggacctcttgtttcgttcgtttattattattattattattattttttttcttctttttccgcctctttgatcggctttttgagggccttaacatgcaGTCAAAACtacctgaaaatttgcagacgcgtcaggcacggcgaaaaatttaagtaatttaggggtcttgagcatgggtgtggtcaaaatggcctcggtagcgccacctacatttttaaacggaacagcccctcaagcccgttgcgcctaaaaatctgaaaatctgcacacatatgtaacatcccatgacgcaccaaaaagtctcttggagccatattctaaacccaacagaaagtatttttattttgaccggaaggtgaaaaaattgtgtgtttttggccatttccaggggtcgcttgaacgcgaactagtcctagacgcattatccgattgacttcaaaatttgataatttgttcttaagacatagacgaagttaaattgcaaaagtttcggacttttcattgaagggcgtggaagttatggcccctcaaagttcgattactcgccacgaaacaggaagttgctttatatttgctatatttcggccatactttgtccaaactgcatcaaactttacaggattgttaatggtacctatctgcacacatccatatgtcaatattcatacaattgttgtagcaccacctatttatagcaggaaattacatattttatagtgtgatgtcctgtttctagacgggtgaccagattcacttcaaatgttgtcagcccctccttgacaatttttggaagaagtcctccgaaaattgtgagttttggtcgaagcgtgtgccggttctggcccgtcaaagttcagaaacccaacttcctgtttgaaacctcagattttggggtaacttcctgttgcgactctctactttatcctatagatggagccattgtattactctttgatgggtttttggaagggggtctctgtgtgtgtgtgtgtgtgtgtgtgtgtgtgtgtgtttgtgtttgtgtttgaggggggaggggaagaggagttgattgagtctgtgagaagctgccacagagaggttacagtcaagagagccaagagctgtcacagatgatgagctctgaaaaatattatcacagaaaataattagcataaaagcttttattttaaatttgttgcaacaaattcaggtttcttacagcgttttccttattgaaaactaaattctacctgaaatgtatcaataaaaatcttcttttgcagttaatgtcaccagtttatagtttagttttaatagcattccctgtcactgatgtgcctttaattatcggttctatcagcgttcatttatgtgtttatcttacgggggtgagccacctcacaggttggttatattacctgttgacctcagctcagtgagctaagacaatgtttaatgcagtgttttttctgatatgaaaatggatattattcagcacatctaacctcagcaggcccctcttcagaaactcatatctgcagatgtcaaagctggctcaaaaaattaaactggcttcaaattaatttgaaggaattgtaggttattttgaattcatgtaatctttctccatcaccctttctgtttctttccatctctctactcatcttctcccatatgtctccccttgaccaaagctgagcgtggattgatgctgtctttacagtttggttttgatcagttaggaaatttcacacggggtcagctgattttttcgtgttactcagtgtacggcgacaggaaaagtgcactaggtccacgggcgtcgaggttaaccagctgaatataagccactcaagttgacgacaagtgcattgaaaagtaaaagctgctggcctttaccttttctttgtcaaagcgcctgttcggcaagtagttagtaaagtaatattttcagccttgtccacagtctcataacatgtttaacaggaagcacagcacgctggttaagctcatggcaaactgttactaacagctaaaatgaaagcttgtctgtatgtagtctaactggttagtttgtcactaatctccaaattttgcaaattgctataaacttcactctcttaaaccagtaacagtctgagctggactgataggggtctgtatggataaagataaaatcctaatgatacccatccctacagctggttagtggcttcgccctgactttaggcagatgagatattcactgttcaaataacttcattataagccttgtttaagcataaatgatttatatatgcacccaataacagaacttaaaaaaatgcttttgctcaaagctcaaagcttttaaactcaagttaaaactgagttttatctccttttgggagggggtatctgtgtgtgtgtgtgtgtttgtgtttgtgtttgaggggggaggggaagaggagttgattgagtctgtgagaagctgccacagggaggttacagtcaagagagccaagagctgtcacagatgatgagctctgaaaaatattatcacagaaaataattagcgtaaaagcttttatttaaaatttttacatctcggaagtgtgaactgttacgccagcgtgtgccctgcgacctgcgttgaccccgcggttgccggggtcccgcggtcgccgctcccccgacgggcgccgggtgcgagggcccgttcaacgctgctcgcagctttaatttcatttgtatttaaacaaagagggaaaaagagctTGGCACTGTATTTTATAGTAAATGCTACTCAAGCAGTGCAATTGTTTCCAGAAGCAGAATGATGtatgtgggactgagtcaaaataaactgcagtggcTGTGTTAGTGTTAATGATGGAACATGTCATCCAGAAATCCATCCAGTGCAATGGTGTgactcattaatgtgtttttaattgcagTTGGATGACAGTGGAGCTTTATGACATACAGGAATAAGACGTATGAGGCTGTGGATACATGCAGTTGTTAGTAGGACTACttcattgttagttttggtctATTAATTGCAGACCACAGAGGTTGAAACATCTGCCCttctttctcctgttttatgttttcatcttACTCACAAACGACTTCATGGCCTCTGGTCTGAGGGCGATACATTGGCAGTCGGCCAATAATGACGCAGCACAGGGTTTCCCTGTTAGTGTCACCCTGACACTAACAAAATATCCTGTTAGTACCACATCCAACTGGCAAACAACTCTGTTCCACTTTTTAAGAGAACAGGACACGCAGACTGAGGTGAAATGAACTGCAGGGAAAGCCAGGAGCTCTACATGCTGCTACACAACTGAGTCAGTCCTCATACTATCGTCATACTGATGCCATTTAAAATATCATTAACACACTGCGGAGTACAACAGCAGGTACGTTAGTCAAGATATAGGTAAAGGAGACTGTAAAATCAACATGAGTCAACACAACCTTGCTGTCTTTTTAGtaataaagtaaagtaaagtaaagtaatctttattttgttcttttgtctttgttcttttttgttcttttctttagGTCTCTCCTAAAATAACACTCAATAACACCCAAACTGTTTTTGGTCACTGTAATTATTCTTTCTGTCCATACCAGCCGTGAAGACAACCCTTTAGACAGCAGTTTCTTCAACACATCTTTCCTTCAGATGAGTACTGTATTATTCACTGGTCTGCACCGTTACAATTCAGTCCAATGCACCTGAAGAGAAGCTGCCTAACACAACACTCCTGTGACAGATGACATGTCAAGTTGCATGTTACACATATAAAACTCATAACTTAATGCTTTTGTTAATCATCTGTGATCTGTGATCATTTTCAACACTGTCAACACCCAGAAATATAAAGTGTGCCTCCTGTTCATAGTTCAGTAAAAAATCCTGGTGCGCCACAGAGTCTTTCCTGTTGACAGCCTTCATCAGCCAAAGCACAGTGGAAGAGGTTTTACTTGCATCTAGTTCAAAAGTAGATCAGTCGACTTCACTAACATTTCAGCACTTGAGCAGAGAGCATCGGAGCAGTCGTCAGACACGAGCCCACCACTCCGCTGATGTGAATCTTTAAAGTTCATGGGGCAGCCCTAACACATACACTTaagttcagctgaagctaatTTGATTCAGCAGTATGAGGTGACAGTTTTTCATACAAAATTACCTTCTTGGTTTGTCTCACTGCTGAAACCTAACATTTGTTTTGGCTGAACTTGTGGCTTTTGTTTAATGATggacttgaaaaaatgtgaacctcTCCTTCagtaataaacaaacacataaatattaatttagAGTCAAATAAACATAGgcatttgtgtattttcattgGTGAATTTCACATTCCAGAGACCTGAGCTGCTCCAGCAAAAACAGGTGTGGTGCGTAAAAGATGCAGGAGAGATGACCGGAGGACATCTACACACTCACTAGAATCATTATCAGTGCTACCTGGAAATGAGTCCGCTAAAATCACACCATGGGTGAATACTCACAGTCTGTGGGTTCATCTTCCCAGTCATTAAGGCCAACAAATCTGAATCTGACATGGAAATGGTGCAGTCTGCTTTCTTAGCTGCAAAGCAGGAACATAAGAGCCACATTTAAGTCAAACatagaaacaaaaatatttattttctggtATTTGAGGGTATGAAGGTAAAAAGAGATGTAAAAGTCTCATAAACTCATGAAGCAGACAAACAGTCTGTGCAGGCCTTGAACTTCAAACTGAATTTACACACAGTTAAATATTAACATCATTACATGCCTCTATAGGTTTCCACTGTCTTGTGAGAATGTTTTTAGGCCATTGAGTTTTCTTACCTGTATCATTGTGAACACAGCCTTTGCCATTCTTCACATCCACAAACCAAGTTGCCTCCTGTCCATTCGGGCCATCCTTCACTTTGAAGGCAAACACTCCCCCAATCTTTTTCACAAACTGCTCTCCATCCTGTTTAAAGTACACATAGATCTTTTACACACTATAAACCGGGCAGTATCTACAATACTTGTGAATTCAGTTTTCATCACCTATTTTTACAAGCTCATGGCATAATCAGTACATTTCTCAGCTAGAttcttgtttttacattgttgttcAGGATAGGTTAGGCTACTCAGAAATCCTGCACATAATCCTTTCAGATTTGTGTAACAATGTGTTTTCAGTACATGGTAAATATCTGTATATGAATGCATGGAGAAGAGTGTCAGTGGTTAAGGGATATAGGAACCATGTTTATGGATTATTTTCAGTCTCagtaatgacagaaaacagatggtGAAAAGGCTTCAACCCAACAGTTTCCATGTTTTAGATGatgaaaacagccacagagTCAGTCAGTTAGCTGTGGGCTACACCTGAGTCCTGCCATGCATGACAATGCATGAAATGAGAGTTATTGTGAGGCATGATCTGCTGTTAGAGAGAACATCTTTTTATGTAAGGCTAAACATATCTATGAATATTTACCTCCAGTTACCACTGAAGAAACATACAAGTAAGTTCTGATTTCTGATGCAAAATTTGCCAGTTGGGTCATTAGGGTTAATTCCTAATTCCTAATTCCTTGatttgcagatgttttatgaagactgaaattaaatgtgtttgtcagacTTAAGGATGTACACAATGCATTTGGTGAGCAATACTCTGTGTAAACAGAATATAAACAGAAACTTTTATCACAAGAAAACTTGACAAGGCACCATTAAATCTGCAGGCTATACAGGAAAGCTGTTTTAGGCTAATGCTCTTCCTCTGGTTACTTTACTCTTTTAAGTCAGTGTTTATGGAAAACACAAGAAGTTAAGACAGTTGGGAAACTCTGCCTGATAAAATGGGATTTGACATAAGAAAAATCCACTTCCCTCTCAATTAATATGGAAATACAAAAGTGGGACAAGTAAGTCTCTCTGTAAAGCCAAGCTTCTCATCCAaaattttaaatctgtttgtcTGATCAGTTCCCTGAGATATATCACACTAAACCATGTCTCTATCCAGGCTCCAGTCGGCTTCCCTGTTGCCATTTCTCATTGCTGACAAATTTCATTCATTACATAGACAGCACTGCAGCAATGTTTGAGATGAATATGGTACGATTGGGGTCACACAGAGGTAACTGCTTAAAAACATGGACTTTTGGACAAAACCATTTGTCTGATTGAGTCAACATAAGCTTGAAATTATATTTGTGCTATGAAATGACAGTTTGGGAACTGATCCAAAAGTGCCACCATGAGGCTAAAGTTGGAGCAGTATGGCACagccataaaaacactgaatataacTGACTAGATAAATGTATCCTTATAGGAAATGGTAAATGGTCAGCACTAATATAGCTCGTATTGACCGCTCAAACTGCCTCACACTacaaatcacattcacacactatatatacatacatatatatatgtatatgtatatatatatatatatatatatatatatatatacacacacacacacacaaaatgcccTCTAATCATCCTACATTGGGGGCAATCTAGAGGAGCTGGGGATCGTACCTCCTGAGTCACACCAATTGATTCAACAAAATCTACAAGCATTCTTTTTAAAGAGGTACTGACATGTCTCATAGTTTTCaccagtaaaatgtaaaatgtgagaaTAATATAAAGCCACAGGTCTGCAATGACAAATATTGTTTCATATTGTAAGGTATGTAATCACCTCCTGAAGCTTTTTGTTGATTTCCTGGAACACAGCATGTGCCTTGAACCCCTCCAGTCCATCACTTGCACTAGTGTTAATTGCGTGAATCCTTGACATGGTGGAGGCAAGgggaagagaaatgagaaagtaTGGTTACCGGCAAGTGAAAAAGCTGACACCACTGTGGAGAAATGTATATGTTGCCAAATATATTCATAATATATTCACAATTCCTgatcaaatatttaaatttatgtttatttgaatataattgttattgattctgtAACACCATATTTACTCTTTTGTGTGACTCTAACCACTGGGGCTCAATGTGTGTTCACCCCACAGACTGGTTCGCCCTTGTCAACTTCATATTGTTtttgatattgatatatataACACCAACTATGAATACCATCCTCTATTCACAC
Proteins encoded in this window:
- the LOC108901684 gene encoding sterol carrier protein 2, with product MPERQVPRIHAINTSASDGLEGFKAHAVFQEINKKLQEDGEQFVKKIGGVFAFKVKDGPNGQEATWFVDVKNGKGCVHNDTAKKADCTISMSDSDLLALMTGKMNPQTVSIHPWCDFSGLISR